The following are encoded in a window of Acinonyx jubatus isolate Ajub_Pintada_27869175 chromosome D4, VMU_Ajub_asm_v1.0, whole genome shotgun sequence genomic DNA:
- the LOC106979336 gene encoding olfactory receptor 13F1, translated as MFQGNLTSVTVFFLLGFSHYPKVEVIVFVLCLLMYLITLLGNIILISITILDSYLHKPMYFFLSNLSFLDIWYTSSAFTPMLTNFVTGENTISFVGCVAQMYFSLAMGATECVLLSLMAYDRYVAICNPLRYPIIMNKKVCLQIAAGSWLTGYLTTLVETVFVLQLSLCGHNTINHFACEILAVLKLVCVDTSMVELLMLVITTLILPMPVLLICISYAFILSNILRISSVGGRSKAFSTCAAHLTVVVLFFGTALSMYLKPSAVDSQEIDKFIALVYGGLTPMLNPIIYSLRNKEVKAAMKRLLIRNPFGTVLISVLNNIRASTLI; from the coding sequence atgtttcagGGAAATTTGACATCTGTAACAGTTTTTTTCCTCCTGGGATTTTCGCACTACCCCAAAGTTGAGGTCATAGTATTTGTGCTGTGCTTGCTGATGTACCTGATCACCCTGCTGGGTAATATCATTCTGATCTCCATCACCATTCTGGATTCCTACCTACACAaacccatgtacttcttcctcagcAACCTCTCCTTTTTAGACATCTGGTACACTTCTTCTGCTTTTACTCCAATGCTGACAAACTTTGTTACAGGGGAAAACACCATCTCATTCGTAGGGTGTGTTGCTCAGATGTACTTCTCTCTAGCTATGGGTGCCACTGAGTGTGTGCTCTTGTCCTTGATGGCATATGACCGATACGTGGCCATCTGCAACCCCCTGAGATACCCCATCATAATGAACAAGAAGGTTTGTTTGCAGATTGCAGCTGGTTCCTGGTTGACAGGCTACCTCACCACCCTGGTGGAAACAGTATTTGTGCTGCAGCTCTCTCTGTGTGGTCATAACACAATCAATCATTTTGCTTGTGAAATTCTGGCTGTCTTGAAACTGGTTTGTGTGGACACCTCCATGGTGGAATTACTCATGCTGGTGATCACCACACTTATCCTTCCCATGCCAGTGCTTCTAATTTGTATATCTTATGCATTCATTCTCTCCAACATCCTAAGAATTAGTTCAGTGGGTGGTCGAAGCAAAGCCTTTTCAACATGTGCAGCCCACCTGACTGTGGTGGTTTTGTTCTTTGGGACAGCTCTCTCCATGTACCTAAAGCCCTCAGCTGTGGATTCACAGGAAATAGATAAATTTATAGCTTTGGTATATGGCGGATTAACCCCCATGTTGAATCCTATCATCTATAGTCTACGGAACAAAGAGGTGAAAGCAGCTATGAAAAGGTTGCTGATTAGAAATCCTTTTGGTACTGTGTTAATTTCTGTCCTCAATAATATCAGAGCAAGCACACTCATCTGA